From Aliarcobacter butzleri, the proteins below share one genomic window:
- the msrP gene encoding protein-methionine-sulfoxide reductase catalytic subunit MsrP, producing MKMIRKKSWQINENLVTPQEFFEKRRSFIKLGAASLVSSGMILELLANEKDSLPPLKLNSFEQITSHNNFYEFTTNQSAVKDMAHTLKTKNWKVTIDGLVEKTMEIDLDDLKKMFDIEERIYRFRCVEGWSMVVPWNGFALSSLIKKVKPLSSAKYLRFETLVDKDSFPDQNRGVFSTLDYPYVEGLRMDEAMNDLSFLATGLYGQNLPKQNGAPIRLVVPWKYGFKSIKSIVRISFVEKEPLNTWQIQNPKEYGFYANVNPNVDHPRWSQKKERVLGSFLKQNTLMFNGYENEVASLYKNMDLTKYF from the coding sequence ATGAAAATGATAAGAAAAAAATCTTGGCAAATAAATGAAAATCTTGTAACGCCTCAAGAGTTTTTTGAAAAAAGAAGAAGTTTTATAAAACTTGGAGCAGCATCATTAGTCTCAAGTGGAATGATATTAGAACTTTTAGCAAATGAAAAAGACTCTTTGCCACCTTTAAAACTAAATAGTTTTGAGCAAATAACTTCTCATAATAATTTTTATGAATTTACTACAAATCAAAGTGCAGTTAAAGATATGGCACACACTTTGAAAACTAAAAACTGGAAAGTAACAATTGATGGTTTAGTTGAAAAAACGATGGAAATTGATTTAGATGATTTGAAAAAAATGTTTGATATTGAAGAGAGAATTTATAGATTTAGATGTGTTGAAGGTTGGTCTATGGTTGTTCCGTGGAATGGATTTGCACTTTCTAGTTTAATAAAAAAAGTAAAACCACTTTCAAGTGCAAAATATTTAAGATTTGAAACATTAGTTGATAAAGATAGTTTTCCAGATCAAAACAGAGGCGTATTTTCAACCCTTGATTATCCTTATGTTGAAGGATTACGAATGGATGAAGCTATGAATGATTTATCTTTTTTAGCTACTGGACTTTATGGACAAAATTTACCAAAACAAAATGGTGCTCCAATAAGACTTGTTGTACCTTGGAAATATGGATTTAAGTCAATTAAATCAATTGTAAGAATCTCATTTGTAGAAAAAGAACCACTTAATACTTGGCAAATACAAAATCCAAAAGAGTATGGTTTTTATGCAAATGTAAATCCAAATGTTGACCATCCAAGATGGTCTCAAAAAAAAGAGAGAGTTTTAGGAAGTTTTTTAAAACAAAATACTTTAATGTTTAATGGTTACGAAAATGAAGTAGCAAGTTTGTATAAAAATATGGATTTAACAAAGTATTTTTAG
- a CDS encoding protein-methionine-sulfoxide reductase heme-binding subunit MsrQ, which produces MARFFIYLLSLAPLVYLNISLFIFDNVNDPIKYIYTITGATATLILFLTISISLIRDRINLIKYRKEVGLLGFFYALLHLLNFVVLDASFDLDFIIKETIEKPFIYLGMIAFFIVLFMSITSTKQLFRKYNKYHKLIYLALILITIHWIMAQKSVNIPQYIYILIIIFIGFSKLFQQVIKNIKINSLS; this is translated from the coding sequence GTGGCACGATTTTTTATATATTTATTAAGTTTAGCTCCTCTTGTTTACTTAAATATTAGCTTATTTATATTTGATAATGTAAATGACCCAATTAAGTACATCTATACAATAACAGGTGCAACAGCAACATTAATACTATTTCTTACAATCTCGATTTCTCTCATAAGAGATAGAATAAACCTAATAAAATATAGAAAAGAAGTAGGACTTTTAGGATTTTTTTATGCTTTATTACATCTTTTAAATTTTGTAGTTTTAGATGCTTCTTTTGATTTAGATTTTATTATAAAAGAGACTATTGAAAAACCATTTATATATCTTGGAATGATTGCTTTTTTTATAGTTTTATTTATGTCAATAACTTCAACAAAACAACTTTTTAGGAAATATAATAAATATCATAAACTAATATATTTAGCTTTGATTTTAATAACAATTCACTGGATAATGGCACAAAAATCAGTAAATATTCCCCAATATATTTACATTCTAATTATAATTTTTATAGGTTTTTCAAAATTATTTCAACAAGTTATAAAAAATATTAAAATAAATAGTTTAAGTTAA